GGGATTAATTTTAGCAAagtataaataaagcagaacaGATATATCATgttcttaattaaaaatgttcctTTGAAGAAAATATCTCATCATTACTGAcactattaatattttcttctgtttaatgATGTTAGGCTATGCATAGAATAGAAGCTATTAGAAGAACCCAAGCTttctctgtactttttttttgtctttaagatTGATATGTTTAATtcatatttgtaattttgtttttgagcaCAGGTACATCTTTGAAACACTGGGTTACCTCGTGGCATCAATCATTATCAGCAGTGTTCAGttcttaaagaaaattaatgagaATGGGATTAAGAAGATGTAAGTGACCACAATATGCTTCTCAtgggtctttttatttatctttctgcTACAGGTCCAAGTTTTCTGTCTGTAACAAGAATGCACAGTTTGTAGTTATGTTTTGCTGTACTTCTAGACTTACTTGCTTGTTTATTTGAgatctctgtctgtgtgtgtttttgtcacACTGGTTGTcttatttaaaatgttgataCATAAATTATATCAAAATTGGTGATTCTTAATAGGAAATAATGATTAACACGAAAATAAaccatgtttgtgtatatgtatctGTGATCACATCCtcgtttgtgtgtgcatgtttgtgtgtacactCTCACTTGGGTCATAATTTTACTTAAacttataaatttcttttctacatttAGGTGCAGAAACATTCTGGCAATTCAGCAAAACTTGACCAACATTACAATGACACGGGAAGCAGATTTAGATCGTGCCAGGCAATTCTATGAGCTTCTATATCTTAGTCCTGATGTAAGTGTGTGTTACAAACAGGAAATCATATTCAGGAATAACTGGtgttctttgatttttatttcaagtacCTTTCCTTGAATGAGCCATAATGCTGTCATTCTGAAAATATGAATtgttaaaaaactgttttcgttGATCAAATTTCTGTTCAGGATGTTCTTACAAGCATTGCGGAAAAGGGTCCACAGTTTACTGGCTCGGAATATGACCACCTGATCAGTCTCTATCATCGTAGTCATCCTGGCCACCCCATCCCGGTGCAGGAGGCTCGCATGAAGCGACTGAGAGAGATCATGGAGAAGGGGCAAAGTGAGACAGTTTGATGAGCTGTGAGAAAAGCAGATCGCTGACATAAGGGcagaataaaatatctttttgaaaTGATAAGATGGCAGTTTTAGTAGTAGATGGTATGATGGGACCATTCCTAGTGCTATGGATATTTAAGTGCTAATTGAAGAAATAGCAGTTTTCCTAGAATTTTGTCCTGTTTCCAAAAAAAGGAGAGTATTTGCAAGCAAGACTTCTGTTAATGAATGCTCCTACAAGATTGCATTTCAATATGGATGTAAAACAATGCTAGATGCTAGGCTGGATGGACAAATTTCAAACTTCAATACTGAtagaacagtttaaaaaaaataaaataaagttgattattGTTGGATGGCTGATGCTTAGTCCACTCATCTTTAAAGCAGGTCACTGGTTTGAGAGTGTCTAAGTAACATGACTGAATAAAATGAATACTTGAGTTCTAGGTGAACTAAAAACAGCAAGGAGAGAAGGTTGTTCTTTACCCTTACGGTCTGTATTCTAGATGTGGAACCATTTACAGTTAATTCCTCCTACTGTGACTATGCAGTAGGACATTTTCCATGTTTTGAACCTTTGGGACAGTTTTAAGTTctgtgtttttaattaaaaaaaacattgactTACATTCTTGAAACAAGGGTTTACAAAACTTTTGTAAATTCTTGTTAGGATAGATTGTAAATTGCTTCCCTGCCCTGTGTTTTAGgagctttttaattttaagttgtACAGATGTACAGATAATATAGTACAGAACCCTTCTGATTGACCTGACATTATTGTTTTTGCttacaatattattataatattacaaTATTGTATGATAGAATACCATCATTGCACCGCAGAGGGAAGTTTTGGAGAAGGAAAATGACTTTAAAGAAGGGATTCTTGTCTTGGAAGCAATGCTACATCACTGAACTTAAGCAAGATATCAGTGAAATGGATGAACATGTTGTCATAGTATGTTAGTGAGGCGTTATTTTTTCATGAAACACAGTACATTTCACATTGAATTAATTTTAATGCACATGTAGGAAACTGCAGAGAAGGGAGGTAGATGTGAGAGTATCAGAATGCAAGTAGTGCATTGAAAGAGAGCTGAAGATTAATGCCAGGAAGTCACTTCTGTCTGTGAAGGTTTTGTGCAAGGATTTGAAAAGTTGGACCTTGTCATGCTTTAATAGATAATATTGTGTATGAGATCAGTTCTTGAATTGCATCTCCAGATTCTTATTCTTTTGCCTTGAGACAAGACTGTAATTTAAACACAGAGCTAACAGCTATTAGCATTGACACCATTGTCACTTTCAGTAGCCAGTAACAAACGTATGTGTGTCATGGgggtagagagggagagagaatgagtacttgtgtgtgagaggaagagTGTGTGAGCATGCACTCAGAAGCAAAGCTAAACCTTTGTGAATGAGTGATAGGTATTGTTACATGCttgtatttgttgttcattGTGATAAACAGCTGAAGGATATTTTCCTTCATTAGTCATTCCTGTACAAATGGTTATATAATATATGATCGTGCATGTATATTCATGTTTGCAAACCTTGAATGTGCAATTCAACTTTGTAACTAATTTAAAATCTGCCTTATTCTTTGTGGAGAGTGGACAGAAATGCACACATGAATTTATGTCTTAAACAGGGCCAGGAAGTGGTTGGTGTGGGAGGAAGAATAGATGGGatagggagagaaaaaaagagtttttaaaaacccCACCCTCTGGGCATGTTGATGTGTGCATTATGGTTTTAGGAAGTCAAGACTTTAGTTAACAGAAGCGTATATCATAGCATCATAAATATTACATCCGCTTCTTTGTAACTCCTGCCACACATACACCACATCCACTCTATTGCACAATGTAACTCCTGCAACAGGGATGACTCTGTGCACAGAGGTTTCCATTTTATTGAAAAACAGGACAGAGGGAACACTCCACAAAGGTGCAAACGTATGCAGAATGAAGGGGCCCTACTTGGGGTCCGATGTCAAACCAAATTAGGGCCCCCCAGTAGAAAGAGTACTCGGTCTACTTGTTCTTGAGGTGTCTGGACCTTTCATTATCCCAGTCTGCCTCACACGCCACGCTGtgaaaaaaactgaatgtaCAGCAAGCATTTGGCAGCCCCAGGCGCCTAGTTGTGCGAGGAGAGCTGCTACACTGATCTTGATTTGTTTAATAACTTGACATTCACTTATTCTGTGATGTATGAATGACAATAGTGGACTCATACCCACACATAATATACACATTTGACACAGCAATATTTCCTTTTAAGATGAAGAAACAacataaattaagaaaacagaaaatatataatgTGACCTGCATTATAAGTGAGAGGCTTCTTTTGGCTTGCTTGTGATGATGGATTGTTCCCTCCCAGCTCCCTACCACCCCCATCCCCCCAGGCTGTACTAGGGTACTGGATTAAATAACTGAATAACTTAAAGAACGAGATATACACGAAAGCTTATAAAGACTACAGGGTTATAAGATGCACAATCGCTGTAACAAAACATACTTCACTTGCTACTGGAGGTAACACTCGTGTTTATTGAAAGACAACCGTTTGGGAATCAAAGACCAAGTCCAACATGCCCTgcgtttgagagagagagaaagaaagagagatgcaTGCCATGGAGAGGTCATATCACTAAATTTGGTAAGGCGTGTGGTTCCAGAGCTGCATGGAGCGGTGTCGGTTTTCCAGCAGTTTCCCGGGCCAACAGATAAAGCAAGTAAAAACCTCCCGCACAGCTCCCGTGCCCGCGCATGCACAAAGCTGACTGAGCAGCGCTGCGtgccagccagacagccagccagccaccaTCCCACTGTTCACTTGGAGTCGGCGATGCCTGCGTGTTCGGCTGTTACTCTTACCAAGTTCTTCCCAGCCACCTCACCTTTAGACATGATccctattttaaaaatgaaatctttctCAAGGGCAGTCGCTACCACCCCCGGTTTTTTTCCCGGGGTAACTTGTTTTCATCGTCTCGAATGTCAGCTGCAGCATCCAGCAGGCTGGTCTTACCTTGGGCTTGAACAGTAAGCAGTCGTTCGTTCACTAGTCCAGGTGTTACAGGTGGCGAGGAGAGATTCGCCGAGATGGTGGCATCCGTCCCACAGCTCGCATTcttctacctcctcctccttccccctctctcGCCACTCCGGCGCCTAGATACAAGCCCTCAGCCCATCCTTCCCATGCTACCGTCGCTATGGTAACCAAGTATGTCTGATAAGCAGTAAAGAGGTAGTGTTGGAATGGCATTTCGCGGGAAGGAACAAGCTCAAAATATAGGCGACTGGGGGATGTATCTGAAGTGCTCGCTAAAGCCCTTTGATTACAGTTATTCGATCTTTGGTTCGAGCCGGTACCGAGgaagtctgtttttgtttttaattctccaGTCTCGGTCtttctagtatttttttcttcacccTGAGCGAAAGCCGAACAAGCAGCCTGTATTGCTTCCTCTTTTAGTCCAAGTGAACTTTACTTTCTCAGTGTAGGTGGCAGGTGACTTGGCGATCGTCGGACGTTTGCATGGTCGCTGTGCGGTGGCTGTTTCTGCTTATGGTGACCAGAGTAAACGTGGCGGCAAAGATTAGGTGGTACATGGAATGCTAAACACTCTTTGGCCCGGGATATtaccagaaaaacaaaacaaaatttctttgaaataaaatgtagggTTCTGATCCGACAGTCCCAACCCTATGTGAAGattgattatatttattataaatactaCTTGGGCTAAACCCCCCTGTGTCCTTTCCGAATCCCTCCAGAACTCCGACAACTGTTTAAAATCATCTCGACCGTTTCTCGTCCTTAACGGTCGAGATGGTCATCTTCGTGTCGTTAAGCAGCACATCGGTGAAGTCCTTGGTCATCACCAGCATCGTCGCTATCGTCTTCGCCAACAAGTGCGCGAGTCCAGGACTGTCGTCGTCTGCTGATGGCGTGGCACCACCAGCGAGTGTGTGACCtgctgtgagtgtgtgtggcagGGATTcaggaaggagaaggaggacTGAAGGGGTCTGAGGGTAAAGTGAAGAGCGAGTTAGGCGGCCTGTTCGCCTTCTTGCTTGCCCTTGAGTATGGAGACAAACTCGTTGTAGTTGAACTTGCCCTTCTCCAGTGGGGCCTCCTTCCACGTCTGCTTGATCTGCAAAACAGAACAAAGCAAGTAAAGTAAGACCATCAGCTAACAGGTGACTGACCTGTGATGCAAAGCTGTATAAGTTGTATGAGACTGATTCATGGCCATCTATTGAATACAGTTTTTAGTTGCTTCCAGATCAACTAGTATCAGATAGTACAGACagatattaaataaatacaaaggtGCTTTCTGTCATATCCCCCCATTAAAATCAGGCCAAACattttctatgtgtgtgtgtgtgcgaatgcTGAAAACTAAGGACATAACTTGCCTCGTCTGCTGTGAAGTTGTCACCCATATTTTGTAGTAAGTCTTTCAAACTGAAACAAAGTTTAATGAAGCCACGGGTCAAAGTTTGGATAATAACACATATGTCGGTGCTTTTCACCTAAAGTGAACCCCGTTATGATAACTGTGGACTggcaaaaacacaaagaggaagccTGCAGACATTTACACGCTCAAACTATCGACATTCATTCTTCTAAAAAAGGCAACAACGACGAaaacgatgacgatgataatactactaataataatcgtcgtcgtcgtcgtcgtaatcAAGACTGCTTACTATTCTTCGGGGAGGAATCCCTTGCCCTCGTCGTCAAACATAGCAAAGGCGTTCCTGATGGCGTCCTCTGGGTCTGTGCCTGTTTGTGACAAGATCAACAGTAGACTGTTAATGACATAAACAATACATGATGCCAGGTTCACCTTTACTAATCTCTTGAGAGGTACACGACAACATCCTGCAGCTAATGGAGCACAGAGCTACCAAGAAAAGCTAAGTAGTGGTATTCGGTTCAACTATGTTTCCCCTTGCATTAGTTGCTAagcaacagtaaaatatttaccaCTGAGTTTCTCGCCGAAGAGGTTGAGGAACATTGTGAAGTTGAGGGGTCCAGGGGCCTCTTTCAGCATCTCCTTGAGCTCTTCATCGGGAGGAATGCGACCTGCCCAAAAGTGTAACACCGTTCCAAGTTTAGAGGAAGCTTGCTTTAACAAAAGAATTCTGTCATGAGGTCGAGGGGCTAGATTCCTTACAAAAAAGACACTGTTCGGGACTTGTGAATCGCAGAAACATATCTTGAAtgagaaaaattagaaaaagggGACATATAGAAAGATGATGTACACACCCAAGTTGGAGTAGATGTCTTTAAGGTCCTCGATGTCAATGACGCCATCTCGGTTCTGGTCGATCATTGTGAAGGCCTGTCATTTGAAATACACACGTATGCACTAAGTGCTTCTGAAAACCCACCCTGTACATCTTTGCAAATTCACCAGTAAAGGGAAGCCTTGCAAACTTAGGATCGGCCTTATCTTGCAAGTAAATCCCACCCCCATATTCCTCTTCTCATCAGCTTCTTATCTACAGTGATCATTGCAGGGATGGGACAGTCAAATCTGTTTACATCTTGGCATACTATTTCTCACTTCTAccctaaactttaaaaaattgaagaaatttattgaaaatcaATTAGAAAATGTTATATATTAACATATGCAATggaatatttatattgtttttatacattattttcttaaaatacagAAAGCGTCCTATTCGAGAAAGTTACTTgattcagcttttttttctttatcagtaTTACGAATAACTATCTTCGTCCAACAATAAGTAATTAAAGAATACAAATTACAAAACTAGATTTGTGAAGGTAATGCAATCATGACTAAAACAGGCATAAagtatgaaagtaaaacaaaataaataatatttattctttacttCTACATTGTTTAGCTATGAAGTGACtcaatacataaaaatgttatgaGAACAACAATGGATAACAGTTAATAAAAACtgtcaatgaaaagaaaaaataaaagacaaatgattgAAAGAATCTTTAGAAAATATGTTGTTCATACACgtataagtttttaaaattatggaacacaggaaaataaaacgaaaagatACTTTAAGACATACTTTATACACTCatttcacacacagaaaaaagaaactgaaatgatTCATACATTGTACACAGCTTGTTTTACAAGACACCAAATTACTCCAATGCAGACGACAGccagtaacaacaaaaaaagacaaggcTCAAACCAagtaaacagttaaaaaaaaaaaaaataaaaacaaaggccAGTAACTCCAGGCTCGATGCTAAACGACGTGCGCATGTGCCGAAGTTCCTGCTGTTAtagttagtttgtttttgttttcttttgcgtGTAAAGTGTGGACTTAATTTTTGAGAATTTGTTGGTGATTATCAATAGACTGTTGCTAGGTTAAAAATGGCGTACAGTGATTGTCAGGTCTTGAAAGTTGCTTCCCCTTGCAGACGGGGATCAAATATTAGGTCAATAAACATTCTCCTCAACTTTGATGACTGAAGTAAGTATTGCTGACTCAGTGCAGACAAAATATGCTGGATAAGGCATATAATATCATATTTTCgaagtattatatatatattgattgcTGTTTTTACTAGGAAAAACGTCTcgcaatttgtgtgtgtgcgatgtTGATGATCTCGGAAGCACTTTGCGACCTTTGCTAGATTTCTCCTGCTCCTGAGGTGATATAATTAACAGTATTTGTGAGCATGTGTTCTTccttattactgttattttttttaacgaaaggGAATATAGGTTTTCTTGTATCCTTACCTGAATAATGTTGTTTTTCGCCCGTGAAAGATTAAGAATCTTTGTGTTCTTCAACCTTTAAAAAGTTGAGAATGTTTTGGAAGGCATTACCTTGTCAAAGAGCTAAGGGTatggttactttttttttctaaaatgtgtatttttgttttctctgggCACGACTTTTCACCACCAGCATCAATTTCAGCAGCACAGCTTGGGGTCTGACTGCCGAAGCTTTGCAACTAGAAAAGCACAACGAAAGCTGCATAGCAACtagatattatttattatacCTTCTAGGAGTTCTACAGTGTTATTATCTTTTGAAATAACTATCCAGCTGCAAAAAATGTTCTCGTGTTTGCTCGTGCCCAGCGAGATCAGATGATCACGTGGCAGAAAGCGGTCTGGGTTAGTACGGACCAGAGCTCGCTGTGCAAGCAAGTTGGACGAGATGGACGCAGCAAAGCTTCTCGAGTAGGGAAGTGCTGAAGCTAGCATTGGAGGTTAATTACGGATCTCAGAAAAGCTCGGGAATCAACTTCTCTATTGCATCTTAATCATTTGTAGGGCTTCTATCAACATTAatgttgcttttgttctttttgttgttgtgattaCCACTGAACTGACTGGCAACTATATGTTTCTCTGTTTTGATAAAGTCATTGATGCAAATAaacttgtaatttaaaaaagaaatttcttgaaTATTGAGGCAATCACTGTCTATAATGATGCCACCGCTGGAATGCTCAAGTTATTTGTGGAGTAATTGGTCGTGAAATAATTTCGTATTGTTCaaagtattatatatattttgattgcTGTTTTTACTAGAAAAAAAGTCTcgcaatttttgtgtgtgtgcgatgtTGATGATCTCTTGAAATCCTAGTCGTATTAGTGTTTAAGTACATATATAGGCGAATGAAAGCAACAGATTAATCGGTTAGTACTAAACAGCTCATGTCTTGCAAGGTTAGAGCttacaaaataattagtaaaatgTAGAACAAACTTGTTCGGTTGAGTAGAAAAAGGGAAATATAGCTTTTATTTGCAAACTAATTCCTTCGGTTAAAAATAGCGCGTAGGAAAGGATGAAGGCAGGGTGCATACGGAAAGATTTAGGCGTTCGTCAAAAGTAGCCATGGAAACGGAGTGGCAAAAAAGGTTAAAGAGGGTTATATCATGGCTTGCGGGACTGCGAAAGGTTTGTTCTGCAGTGCAATCCGGTGTTGGAAGttaaaagggagagaaatagTGACAGAACGAAGGAGTTAGCATTCTTTGGATTGCGGACAGAACGCATTGTTGTGAGCTTCATTacactgtgcgtgtgtgtatagaACTGTTGTGTTGTTCGAACAATAAACCTCAGACCTCTTTGAACTCCTGCACTTGAGCCTGTCGAAACATGGCAAAGACGTTGGACGTAGCCCTCTGAGCCCTCTTAGGCTCATCCTGTTTGGCTCTTATCGCCTGGAAGAGAGAAACGGCGAGACACGATCACACTCACGAACTAACCACACACGCATGGGCATACCTCTTTCATCTCCTGCATGAGTTTCTTGGACATTTTAGCAAAAACGTTGGAGGTTGCACGCCCGGAGCGGGTCTTGCTCTTCTCCTCCTGTGTAGTGAGGTGAAAAAATACATGGTCACGTGGTTTTACCACTTACGGTCACGTGGTACCCAAGTCTTGAAATTGCCACTGTCAGGCCCGTTTTATTGAAGCAGCCTCGAGTAAATAATGATCTCCggaatactttttcttttagtcaGACAAAATGagtcattttaaaagaagagaCTGTATTAGTTAAACGAGGACTGCACTTAAAAACAGACCTTGAATCCCATCTTTCTCTAATATTGCTCAGAAGTTTCTAAACAGACCCTGTACTCTTATGCTAACTTTGAGAATTTTGTCTACtgagttttatttacaattgAGATTTGGTCAGGGTGAAGGGAATTTATCGTTAATGAACTGTTAGACTCGCGGTGACCAGAAATAATTTCTGAAATGATAAAACGCTTGATTCAACAGTATTTTCAACAAGTATATGAtcacagttttttaaaagtgaaaacagttttacaagAACTATTCTCAAGAAAACTCATTTACTTTCCTTTTATCATATCATGTCTGTATTATTTGAGAGGAGAGCGGCCTGGCAGCCAAGTCTGTACTTTTGCTTCCTGAAATTTAAATTTCACTCAGGGAGCAGAATATAGTGAAAACGGTCACGACGACCTTGACCTCAGAAAGCTAAACTGCCATGCTGCTGACCACCTTTGACCTCTTTTACAATGACAGTGGCATTTtcatgacctctgacccttTCTGAGACAGACTAGGTCTACGTCACCGTGGCAGCACACTCGTCACTAGTAGCAACACACCAACACGCATGTCACATCCACTGCTGTCTACTTCCGCTACTTCCGGTGTGTCAAACAGGGCTGGGAATACGACTTCCTAGAAAGGGGGAGAAACTACATGAAatgaaaagctgaaagaaacaCGATGAAAAAACATGGAATATATCACAagacataacatttttttttttttcaaagcaagcATCATTGGACTCACAAGCACAAATTTTTCAACAGCCAAGAAACCATATACTACATCACTAAAATAATGTctagcaaaaaaacaaaacaaaagaaaaaaacaaaccactaACACCAAAATGAAAGGCTCGACACTGctacatttgaaaaatacatACATAGCAAGATGCATAAATGGATAGAAGGGATAATTTCAACAAGAAGATGCAAATAAAGCAGAAGTTGTACACTCACGCAGCACGAACACAGTCCACTGACTTGTAAGCgagcgcacgcacgcacgcatccTACTTGCAAgcatcctccacacacacacacaaacatactaTCATACATGTGTACTTCCTCTTGctataaagaaattaataactGTCTTAACTTACTAATATAATATCAACTTACGATTTAAACTTGGAAGGCATCACCGTTTTTGTTCCTCCCGTACTGAAGACActcacttttcatatttaatCAGTTTTCTTACATGTGAGTCAGAAGGTCATTTGAGCATTTGCTCCTCCtgttaatttatatatttatcagatttatttctctctcataaACTTATCTGCTTGTTGAGGATTCTGTAGGCACTCAGGATTTGTTGTAAAGTGCAAACAAAACACTGTGCTGAGCCTAACAGCAAACTGCACTACTGGCGTGGTTCTTAAAACACAGGAGAGGATCTGTTAGTGGCAGGGACTGAGACGATAAATAACAGAAGATTATAGAGAAACAACTCTTGTTTGTATGAGGGCGAAAACCGCTTGTGTGGATTTGTTATGATGTGTTACATCTTTGTTATAAATTATGTCTGGGCTCATGATGATGACATTAACAacgaaaaagaaatgttattgttgtttttgatggtggtgatgataataatgatgataatgatgattataatgatgatgtctAAGATCAAAAACATGCTGTATAGAAAACTTTCCAAAGACACAAGCCTGAAGCACAGCTAGTGCCCTGAGCCTCATTTACTGTTAGATATCGTTACCTTTTTCtctaaaaatttcattaaagtGTGATAAAAATTCCAACATCCCTAACGAGTGATCTATGAGGGTCAGAAAACCTTTtagtccacattttttttctgctaaaaaGATGTTTTACCAAAACCAAATTCTGTAAAAAGACTAAGGATGCACGcataatctgaaaacaaaaaccagttgTGATTCTATTGTAATTTACCCTGAAATAATGGTCTAAGTGAAAAGAGGAATTTGTTATCAGACTAAAGgtaaaaattgtcaaaatctGTTATTTACATGTTCTTCAGTAAAAACTTATTCCAAAATACTTTTACCAAAAAAGTAAActtctaaacaaaaatgaaaatacagcTGTTACTAAGGTTAAGCATATCATCGAAATGAGAATTCAGTTTGTCCCGACACTCAAGACAGGAGAGCAATCCAATAATTTAGTGAGTAAAGGTACTGTCaatgaaatgataaaataaaatgtgagacTGCTGAAATGAAACTTGTTGTTCATTTTTGAAATGACAGATGAGAGAATGTTTGATTAAATAAGTTTTATGCCGGAAATAAAAGCACAGGACATTTTACAACACGTCTCAGTCCCTGCAACTAAGTATCTCAGTGCCCACGATGGGTCTGCGCCAACAGTGCCAGGCGTGCTACTATAATACCAAACCACAGAGCTTCACCAGACCCTGACAGACTGTGGTCAGGACTTGCAGTGCAGCTCTAGGGTAGCTGGTATCCACTACTCAGGAGcaataacaaaaccaaaacatttcCATTAACATGCTAAGAAAGGTCAACAGTACTCACGTCTTCCGCCATTTTGTTTCTGGAAAAATAAGAAGAGACAGGAGTTAATTTAAGCGACACGAAAAAGGATTTCCatttgttaaaggaaaaaaaggaaaccaacAAGAAACACCTGGTTTTCTGAACACGAATTGTTATAAATCGGCCACAAGGTGAACAGTTCCTGATTAGAAAGTGAAAATCCTGAATCTGCTACAGAGGTTAGACACTTTAAGTATGTTTCTATCCTTTAAAGTTACTGatttgtaaagaattaaaaaatttcttaacaataataaaaacatgaaaataatataaaataccaAACCAATATTAACAAAAGTACGTAAATAGTAAAATCATTTCCTTCTGCCAGTTTTG
This sequence is a window from Pomacea canaliculata isolate SZHN2017 linkage group LG5, ASM307304v1, whole genome shotgun sequence. Protein-coding genes within it:
- the LOC112564430 gene encoding myosin regulatory light chain LC-2, mantle muscle-like isoform X1, whose protein sequence is MAEDAIRAKQDEPKRAQRATSNVFAMFRQAQVQEFKEAFTMIDQNRDGVIDIEDLKDIYSNLGRIPPDEELKEMLKEAPGPLNFTMFLNLFGEKLSGTDPEDAIRNAFAMFDDEGKGFLPEEYLKDLLQNMGDNFTADEIKQTWKEAPLEKGKFNYNEFVSILKGKQEGEQAA
- the LOC112564430 gene encoding myosin regulatory light chain LC-2, mantle muscle-like isoform X2, with protein sequence MAEDEEKSKTRSGRATSNVFAKMSKKLMQEMKEAFTMIDQNRDGVIDIEDLKDIYSNLGRIPPDEELKEMLKEAPGPLNFTMFLNLFGEKLSGTDPEDAIRNAFAMFDDEGKGFLPEEYLKDLLQNMGDNFTADEIKQTWKEAPLEKGKFNYNEFVSILKGKQEGEQAA